The Halotia branconii CENA392 region GCTTCATCTAAATGTGGTGTATCAATGCAGCGAGGTAAATCGCAGCGAATCCAATCTAAATTTTGTCCTAACTGAATTGGTCGCTCTTGTCCTTGATTGATACCGCCTTTGAGGAACTGCACTACTAAAACTGGTGTACCTTGTCCAGCAATTCTCAGTGCTTGAGCCATAACACTCGTAAAAAAGTTACGGTGCTGGCTAGTGAAAACCTGTACTAGTCCTTCAACTGGATGGGGTAAGCTAAGAGTCGAATTGACATTGGGGGTTTCTAACTGTGCAACCATAGTGGGAAGTTCAAAAAATTACAAAAAATTAAATAGGTTTACAGAGAATAGCTATTGCAAATCTAACTGTATAGTCAATGCTGCTTTAGACGACTGTAGTATATGTGAAAATCTGCTTTATTAGTCAAACACTAGATTTGTGCTGAAGTCAAGAGTAAGTGATATGGGACAAATGGAAAAACGTAGACCGAAGGGCTTGCCGTAGGCTACCGCCAAGGACGCAGCGAAAAGTGTGGTCTTGGGGAGCCAGTCCGTTGCGGGGGTTCCCCCCGTTGAAGGAACTGGCGTGGTTTCCCCCATGAACAACTTTTCAAGACAAAGAACACGAAGTTAAGAGGGTTTTAGGGAGTTATTGCGTAAGTCCCATAAGTGATATTGACATTTTTGTTTTTTGCATGAAACTAGTCATAACAATGAAAATACGTAATTGGTAATTTAATATATTTTCCAAATCTAGAGGTTAAAGATGAAAATAGCTATGTGTTAAATACCCACTCAATATTGGGCAGAACAATATTATGGTGTGATTATTTTTACTAATGAGGAGTAAAGTTTGTGAGATTGGTGATTCTGGGAGGCTCAGGGTCAGGGAAAAGCACTCAAGCACAAAGACTTTGTAGCCATTTGGATATTCCTCAGATTTCCACGGGTGAGATTTTGCGAGAAGCAATGTCTGACAATAAGTTGCTATTTTATCCTGTTAATTCTCCTTTGCAATACAATAACGGCTTTGCTAACGTTAACGATTTAGGTCGTCATGCACAACCTTATATAGCAAAAGGAGAGTTAGTCCCAGACGAAATGATGATTGACTTGATTCGGTTGCGGCTAACAAGACCTGATATCAATTGTGGTTGGGTGTTAGAGGGTTATCCTCGCACTGCCTTCCAAGCCGAAGAATTAGATTTTTTATTGGACAAATTAGGGCAAGAGTTAAACTGGGCAATTTATTTACAAGTACCAGAAGCAGTCATGGTTAGCCGTTCTTTAGGGCGATCGCGTCCCGATGATCAACCCGAAATCGTGCAGCGTCGGGTAGAAGTTTTTTACGATCGCACTGTTCCCATCTTAGAATATTACGACCGTCGCCGTCGTCTGTTGACTATTAACGGTGATCAGTTACCAGACATGGTACAGCAAAACATTTTAACATTGCTCTTAGCTCCTTAACAGTGAACAGTAAACAGTGATAACTGATTTAATGGTATCTGAATGACTACTGACGAGATTGATAGAATGAGATTAGTAGGAATTTTCACAATCTAGCCATCAATAACCATGCCCTCTGAAATTGCTGTAGAGAAGAAAAAATTAAAAAATCCGCCTTTAGAACTGCACTATCTAGGCGATCGCGTGCTACGTCAAGCGGCAAAGCGTATTAGCAAAGTAGATGACGAACTTCGTCAATTGATACGCGAAATGCTACAAACAATGTACAGCAAGGATGGCATTGGTTTGGCTGCTCCTCAAGTGGCAATCCACAAACAATTAATTGTCATCGACTGCGAACCCGATAACGCTGCTAATCAGCCACTAGTGTTGATTAACCCCACCATTAAACAAGTGAGCAAAGAAGTTTGCGTTGCTCAAGAAGGCTGTTTGAGCATTCCCAATGTTTATATCGATGTCAAGCGTCCCGAAGCCGTAGAAATTGCCTACAAAGATGAATATGGTCGCCCCCGGACATTAAAAGCTAATGACTTGTTAAGCCGCTGTATTCAACACGAGATGGATCACCTTAACGGAGTAGTATTTGTAGACCGTGTAGAAAATTCCTTGACTTTGGCACAGGAGTTATCTAAAAATGGCTTCTCGTATCAGGCAGTGAAACCAGTAGCATAGGGGGCTAGTAGTGTATTTAACTCCAAAAAGCGGTTTGTTTTTAGGTGGTTCTTGTGTAACTGCGATCGCAGCGGTAGGTTCAATTTTTGAACTAAGTTACGGAGAACCAGATTTAGGCGTTTTAGCAACTGCAATTATCCTAGGATTGAGCATTCCACTTACAGGATTATTTTTCTTTGCCGCAGTGAGGGACGCACGGGCTAACATGAAGTAAGCATCAGGTACATAAAAAAGGTAAAAGGATGAAGAAAAAAGGCAAAATTCATTCTTTTACCTTTTATTTTTATATTTTCTGCCCTTCTCTTCTCAAAGACACTACAGCAACAAGCAAGTTATCTTCTCTATGCCCAATGCCCCATGCCCCATGCCCCATGCCCTATGCCCCATGCCCCACGCCCTAAAACTATTCCTTTTCCACAGCCCCTAAAGCCAGTAAAGTGTTTTTCTGAGCTACTGTTAACCCTGTTACTCCTGTAATATTCATTCCTTCATAAGGTCTGGGCGGTCTTAGTGTTTTTGAACATTGCCCCGTCACTACATCCCAAACCTTGATCGTCTCATCTTGACTACCACTAACCACAGTTTTACCATCTGCACTGAAGGTCACTGATCTGACCCAACTAGCACCCTGCAAGGTTAATAAACACTGACCTGTGTTGACATCCCATAACTTCACTGTTTGGTCTTCACAGCCACTAGCTAAAGTTTGACCATTGGGACTAAAAGCCAATGACCAGATCCGATTAGTATGTTCTTTTAAAATTAACAGGCATTCACCTGTCTTGACATCCCATAACCTCACTGTTTGATCGTCACAGCCACTAGCTAAAGTTTGACCATTGGGACTGAAAGCTACTGACCTGACTCGATTACCATGACCACGCAAAATTTTCAGACACTTGCTTGTGTGGATATCCCATAACCTTACCCTTTGGTGTTCACTACCACTAGCCAAAGTTCGACCATCAGGACTGAAAGCTATTGACCTCACCCAACTAGTATGTCCTTTCAATGTTTTGAGAAATTCACCTGTGTGGACATCCCATAACTTGATTAGTTGGTCATCACTGCCACTGGCTAAAGTTTGACCATCGGGACTGAATGCTACTATCCTAATGCGACTGCTATGACCGCGCAAGATTTGCAGACAATTACCCCTGTGGACATCCCATAACTTGACTGTTTGGTTTTCACTACCACTGGCTAAAGTTTGACTATCAGGGCTGAATGCTAATGACCTCACCCAACTATTATGTCCCTGCAAAATTTTGAGACACTTACCCGTGTGGACATCCGATAACTTGACTGTTTGCTGTTCACTACCACTAGCTAAAATTTGACCATTAGGGCTAAATGCTACTGTCCTGACCCGATTGCTATTTCCCTGAAAAGTTTTCAGACACTGACCTGTATGGACATCCCATAATTTGACTGTTTGGTTTTCACTACCACTCGCTACAGTTTGATCATCGGGACTAAATGCCACTGACTTAACCCGGTAGGTATGCCCCTTTAAGGTTTTAAGACACTGACCTGTATGGACATCCCATAATTTGACTGTTTGGTCGTCACTACCGCTAGCTAAAATTTGACCATCAGGACTAAATGCTACTGACCATACTCGATTGGTATGCCCTTGCAAAGTTCTAAAAGACTCACCTGTGTAAACATCCCATAATTTGACTGTTTGGTCGTCACTACCGCTAGCTAAAATTTGACCATTAGGACTAAATGCCACTGACCTCACCCAACTGCTATGCTTTTGTAAAGTTTTCAGACACTCGCCTGTGTGGACATCCCATAATTTGATTGTTTGCTTTTCACTACCGCTAGCCAAAATCTGACCATCAGGACTAAAAGCTACTGACCTCACCCGATTAGTATTTTCCTCTAATGTTTTAAAGCAATTACCTGTGTGGACATCCCATAATTTGATTGTTTGGTCTTCACTACCACTAGCCAAAGTTTGACCATCAGGACTAAAAGCTACTGACCTCACCCAATTAGTATGTCCTTGCAAAGTTTTCAGGCAATTACCTGTGTGGACATCCCATAATTTGATTGTTTGGTCATCACTACCACTAGCCAAAATTTGACCATCAGGGCTGAAAGCTACTGACCTCACCCAGATGCTGTGTCCAGTACAAGTAAACAGTAGTTTTCTATCTTCAACTTGCCATAAGTAAGTCTGACCATCAGCATCACCTGTAGCTAAAATTTTTCCATCTGGGCTAAATGCCACCGATGAAATATAAATCAAGTTTTCAGAAAAAACTGATTTAGTTAGATCAGCATCAGCAAAATTGACATGATGTAAATTGACATCTTGTAAATTTGCTTGCCAAACATTGAGACAAGAAAAGTCATAGACGCTTAAATTAGCCTGTAGCTGACAAAGTATATTGAGAATATTTCCGCCAGCATATCCTGGTTCGGGTGGAAATTTTCCTTGCAATTTCGCTAAAATTTGAGCTAGCTGATATTCAATGTTTTGAGGAATGAAAAAAATAGTTAATAATCTATTAATAACTGGTTTAAGTATGAGGTTTATTTGTGCATTCTTAATAAAATCTTTTGCCGTAGCTTCAATCAAAGCATGACTCATGAATAGTTTGATTTTATCTTTGACAATTTCTTGACACACCTCTTCAACCAGCCGCTCAGTCATGTATTCCATGACTACAGGTTGCAGTGTAAACAGTGCAGCATTTTTCTCAATCAAAAATCGTCGCCGTAGAGATGCTAGCGCTTCCAATAATTGCCTTTTTGATAAAGGACTGACAATACTATCTAGTAAGTTTTCTAGCGAAACTGCCTCACGTTTGATTGCAAGCCAATACATAAAGTCTTGTTCTATCGCTGATAAACGTTCAAACTGTTGATCTAATAAATTACGAGTATCACCAAAAATTATTTCTCCTGCTTCCAAAAAAGCGGCAATATCACCACTAAATAGCTCTCGAATTGGCTCAGAAACTAACTTTAATGCTAAAGGATTGCCTGAATAATTCTCAATCAGCTTTGTCCAATCTTGTTTTGAACCAAATAGACCTTTATCTTTAAGAATTTCTTGTCCTTCTATTTCTCCTAAACCAGTTAAAGAAAGGGTTCTAATTAGTGATGTTTCACCTTCTAATGACGCAAGTTCTTGTGGCTTTTCTCTAGAAGTCAAAACCAAGCAACTTTTATGAGGTTCTTCTGCAATGCGTCTAATTAGTTGACCGTAACCTTCGTATTCTTGTTTATAATATCCGGCGCGTAGAGCGATGTCGTTACTGTAGGCATCGCCACCTTGCATAATTGTCTCTACATTATCCAGTACTAAAAGACACCGATGCTTTCGTAAATAATTAATTAGCAGCGTGATTTGATCGTCTAAGGTTTCTGGTAAATCCTTTTCCAGATCATCAGATACAAATCTGATGAAGTTCGCTAATAATTCTTCAATAGGTGGAGCATTGCGGAGGCTTCGCCAAATCAAATACTCAAAATGCTTTGTGACTTCGTCTGCCAATTTTACAGACAAAGCAGTTTTACCAATTCCCCCCATGCCCAAGATTCCCACAAGTCTGTAACTATCTTGGACAATCCATTTCTTCAATCGGGACAGTTCGGCAATTCTTCCATAGAAAACACGCATTTCAGGCGCTTGTCCCCAATCTTGGCGCTTATGAATTATAGGTTTGATGTTTTCTTGATATTCACTAGCGATAACTTGCTGTAACTTAGTGAGTTTTCCGGGACCAGTACCACTGACTTGAAATTTTTTATATACTTCGCTTAATCTTTTGCGTACAGCTTGGGCGCTAATACCCAATTCTTTCGCGGTCAGATTGGGTGATTTGCCTTGGATAGCAAACAATGCTACCTCTAGCTCACTACTAGATAAGCTCCGTTCTTGCGCTAAGTTTAACAGAAAGTCTTCAGGAACGACGCTCATACTCACACCACTCACATTGACACTGATAAAAACTACATTCCCAATGTTATCTCACTATGTGAGAATATAAATCTGTCAAAGTTTGATGACTATTATTTTAGAGTAAAACACCTATTTTAGGCTCTTTGCAGGTAATTTTTGCCTAAGCCTGCCTTGTTACATCTTGACTAGTAACTTACTTGTATATTATGCTTATTCCAGTAACTTAGTGAGAAAAGTTACGATCAACTTGAAAGAAACTTCGTGAATAAGAGGTAAGCTTAAGGCTAAAACCGTTAATTAACCGTTTAGGGGTTGATGCACGTAATTTCCGTTCTACATCATTACGGGCATGAAGCACCTAATTTAAATTTCTTGTTTCACCTTGTAATTGATCTAAGACAATCATTTTCACCATCTGCAAATACTAAGACAACTATTGTTACCATGCAAACTTTACTTAAGTTTGATGGAACTGCTACGTGCCTTGACTCACTAGGAGCAACGCCGTGGGCATTTGCTCCTTCTTTAGAGCAGTTGATGGTGCGTTTGTGCTTTTAATTCAACTCTCAAAAACAGGACAAAAATGATGAAAACAGAGCTTAAAAATAAACAAAACCGACTTTTAAAGTGGGCAAGTAAGGGACTTAAGTACTTTTTACTAGCTTTACTTGGTTGTGCGATCGCTTTTGTTGTCTCTCATGCTTTCAATATTGTCTTCATGATTAAATTACTGCAATCCTTAGAACTATGGACATGGTTTTTCAGGATTGCAGTATTTTTGTTTTGTTTGTTTGCGATCGCCATGATGATTGAGTCTTGGGGTTAATTTTTACCCCACTCATCAGCAGAAAGTTTGCTATTAGATACCCATGACGAATTTAGTCACCTTTGGCTAACTTGCACTTAGCCAGAGGTTTCCCACTAACTAGGAGATTATATCATGTCAAAGCACAAAAGTAACGGTTCTGACGGAGAAAATCTATCGCCAATTTTAGTTATTTTAATCGCAGGGTCAATCTCTTTAGCAATCGTTAATAAAGACAATCATCCTGCTTATTTTGACATTGTGAAAATAGCGATGGCTTATAGCTTTGGCTGTAGTAAGTCTACCCAAAAAACAAAACACTTCCCTGATCAAGATGAGCAAGACCAAAACTAGTTGAGATAGCAGTTTTGGAGGCTATCTATAAAATGTGTTATCCAGTACATAATTTTTATGGATAGACTCCAACAGGTGAGTTATATCTTGGCGATCGCTTCTAAAATATAATCATGGTCTCAACTCCTACTCAACTCTTACGACTGTCTCAAGGACATCTCAATTTACTAGCAACTTGTCCGCGTAAATTCCAACACACTTATCTAGAAAAGCTGCATTCCCCCTCAGACCCCGAACATGAACAAAAGCAGACTTTAGGTAGTCGCTTTCACTTGCTAATGCAGCAACAAGAAATGGGTTTGCCAATTGATAGTTTTTTAGCCACGGATACTCAACTACAAACCTGGATGACGGCCTTTGCTAATGCTGCACCAGAAATTTTAACGCCTGTAACTAATAACCAAACTTTCCGCGAAAGCGAACACTACCGTACTCTACAAGTTCAAGATTATTTACTAATTGTTGTCTACGATTTATTAATTGCCACTCACCAACAGGCACAGATTCTCGACTGGAAAACTTATCCTCAACCACCAAATAAACGCAAGTTAGAGCAGAACTGGCAAACGCGACTTTATTTGTATGTGTTGGCTGAAACGAGTCAATACTTGCCAGAAAATATTTCTATGACTTATTGGTTTGTGCAATCGCAAGGCAAACCAAAAAATACTAAATTCAATTACAATACTCGCCAGCACGAAGAAACGGCAAAAGAACTTAATCAACTGTTGAGTCAGTTAACTAATTGGCTAGAAGCTTATCAACATAACAAGCAATTTCCGCAAGTACGAATAGGTAGTAAAGCTTGTAATTATTGTCAATTTGCCACACGATGCGATCGCACACAAGTCACCGAAGAAATAGTAAAAGATTTGTTGCCTAGTCTTGACAACATCCAAGAAGTATCAATATAAAAAATCCTATCCCCTGGGATAGGATTTTGGGCATAGGGCATAGAGAACTTGTACTGAGTTTAGCCTGAGCGCAGCCGAAGGGCGTAGCCGAAGTATGGGGCATAAGGAAGAATCATCAATGTTTAATGCCCCGTAATATTTTTAGATAAAATTATGCGATCGCGTAGTTGTTAACTACATAATAGTTCTACGCACTTTTAGCATTTTCTTCTGCAACCGCTTTCAAACGGCTAAGGGTGCTTCTACGGATGCGATCGCTTTTACGAACACCACCAGCCATTTCATACTCACGGCTGTCTTTGCCGTATTTTACCGCAACTGCCAGCAGCATTTTTTCAGACAAGGTACTCAAGTTTTTTTCTAGCAGTTCAATATCAGTTCTAGAAGCATCAATCACAGCTAGGGCGGTATTATGAGTATCGAGTTTAGCAGTTAACTGTTCAATTTGTTGTATCATATTTTGCAAGCTATTAGCATCACCAAAATCTATATTTGGATCAATAGCTTTAAGTCCAGAAGCTCTGAGTTGAGCTTTTGCCAGAACGCGAGATGTGCGCTTTGCGCGAGGCAT contains the following coding sequences:
- a CDS encoding PD-(D/E)XK nuclease family protein — protein: MVSTPTQLLRLSQGHLNLLATCPRKFQHTYLEKLHSPSDPEHEQKQTLGSRFHLLMQQQEMGLPIDSFLATDTQLQTWMTAFANAAPEILTPVTNNQTFRESEHYRTLQVQDYLLIVVYDLLIATHQQAQILDWKTYPQPPNKRKLEQNWQTRLYLYVLAETSQYLPENISMTYWFVQSQGKPKNTKFNYNTRQHEETAKELNQLLSQLTNWLEAYQHNKQFPQVRIGSKACNYCQFATRCDRTQVTEEIVKDLLPSLDNIQEVSI
- the def gene encoding peptide deformylase; amino-acid sequence: MPSEIAVEKKKLKNPPLELHYLGDRVLRQAAKRISKVDDELRQLIREMLQTMYSKDGIGLAAPQVAIHKQLIVIDCEPDNAANQPLVLINPTIKQVSKEVCVAQEGCLSIPNVYIDVKRPEAVEIAYKDEYGRPRTLKANDLLSRCIQHEMDHLNGVVFVDRVENSLTLAQELSKNGFSYQAVKPVA
- a CDS encoding P-loop NTPase family protein → MVAQLETPNVNSTLSLPHPVEGLVQVFTSQHRNFFTSVMAQALRIAGQGTPVLVVQFLKGGINQGQERPIQLGQNLDWIRCDLPRCIDTPHLDEAENQALQKLWQYTQHIVYEGKYSLVVLDELSLAINFGLVAEAEVLNFLTKRPPQVDIILTGPEMPKTLLDVADQITEIRRSHRP
- a CDS encoding NB-ARC domain-containing protein; this translates as MSVVPEDFLLNLAQERSLSSSELEVALFAIQGKSPNLTAKELGISAQAVRKRLSEVYKKFQVSGTGPGKLTKLQQVIASEYQENIKPIIHKRQDWGQAPEMRVFYGRIAELSRLKKWIVQDSYRLVGILGMGGIGKTALSVKLADEVTKHFEYLIWRSLRNAPPIEELLANFIRFVSDDLEKDLPETLDDQITLLINYLRKHRCLLVLDNVETIMQGGDAYSNDIALRAGYYKQEYEGYGQLIRRIAEEPHKSCLVLTSREKPQELASLEGETSLIRTLSLTGLGEIEGQEILKDKGLFGSKQDWTKLIENYSGNPLALKLVSEPIRELFSGDIAAFLEAGEIIFGDTRNLLDQQFERLSAIEQDFMYWLAIKREAVSLENLLDSIVSPLSKRQLLEALASLRRRFLIEKNAALFTLQPVVMEYMTERLVEEVCQEIVKDKIKLFMSHALIEATAKDFIKNAQINLILKPVINRLLTIFFIPQNIEYQLAQILAKLQGKFPPEPGYAGGNILNILCQLQANLSVYDFSCLNVWQANLQDVNLHHVNFADADLTKSVFSENLIYISSVAFSPDGKILATGDADGQTYLWQVEDRKLLFTCTGHSIWVRSVAFSPDGQILASGSDDQTIKLWDVHTGNCLKTLQGHTNWVRSVAFSPDGQTLASGSEDQTIKLWDVHTGNCFKTLEENTNRVRSVAFSPDGQILASGSEKQTIKLWDVHTGECLKTLQKHSSWVRSVAFSPNGQILASGSDDQTVKLWDVYTGESFRTLQGHTNRVWSVAFSPDGQILASGSDDQTVKLWDVHTGQCLKTLKGHTYRVKSVAFSPDDQTVASGSENQTVKLWDVHTGQCLKTFQGNSNRVRTVAFSPNGQILASGSEQQTVKLSDVHTGKCLKILQGHNSWVRSLAFSPDSQTLASGSENQTVKLWDVHRGNCLQILRGHSSRIRIVAFSPDGQTLASGSDDQLIKLWDVHTGEFLKTLKGHTSWVRSIAFSPDGRTLASGSEHQRVRLWDIHTSKCLKILRGHGNRVRSVAFSPNGQTLASGCDDQTVRLWDVKTGECLLILKEHTNRIWSLAFSPNGQTLASGCEDQTVKLWDVNTGQCLLTLQGASWVRSVTFSADGKTVVSGSQDETIKVWDVVTGQCSKTLRPPRPYEGMNITGVTGLTVAQKNTLLALGAVEKE
- a CDS encoding adenylate kinase family protein; the encoded protein is MRLVILGGSGSGKSTQAQRLCSHLDIPQISTGEILREAMSDNKLLFYPVNSPLQYNNGFANVNDLGRHAQPYIAKGELVPDEMMIDLIRLRLTRPDINCGWVLEGYPRTAFQAEELDFLLDKLGQELNWAIYLQVPEAVMVSRSLGRSRPDDQPEIVQRRVEVFYDRTVPILEYYDRRRRLLTINGDQLPDMVQQNILTLLLAP